TCAGCCGAGGCCAGCTTCTGCTTCTCCTGATGGATGGCGTTGAACACCGCGTCATGAACCTTGTGCTCGACCTTCATCATTTCCAGGGTGATGAACGCCTGACCATGCACGTTCCAGATGCCACCGAACAATGCCGGCACGCGAACGAAGTTGACGTCTTCCGGCAGTTGCTCGACCCAGGGGTTGAGCGTCGCCTCGAACTGATAGCAGTGCGGGCAGCCGTACCAGAACAGCTCAACGACCTCGACCTTGCCGGGCTTGGACACCGGCACCGGGCTTTTCAGCTCGACATACTGCTGGCCGGCGACCGGTTCGGCATGAGCAGTAAGGCCGAACAGGCTGCTGATCGCCAGAGCGGCGCCGAGAATCAGGTTACGCATGAGGGTACTCCTTGGCTGGACAAGCTCGCCCTGATGGCGATTCGAGACTATGACTCGCTACCGCTGGGCTGGTTCCGCCCATTGTAGCCATGGCGCATATGAAAAAGGGTGGCCGAAGCCACCCTTTGTCTTGCCAAAAGCAACAGTGGTCTATCAGTGCAGACCCTGGATGAAGCTGGATACGGCTTCGATATCCTTGTTGCTCAGCTTGGCGGCGATGGCGCGCATGATCATCGCGTCGCCGTCGTTGGTGCGGTTGCCTTCACGGAAATCGGTCAGCTGCTTGGCTACGTACTGAGCGTGCTGGCCACCCAGTTTCGGGAAGCTGGCAGCTGCCAGGCCAGCGCCGTCAGGCGAATGGCAACCGGTGCAGGCCGGCATGCCTTCTTCCAGCTTGCCGCCGCGGAACAGCGCTTCACCACGCTCGACCAGCTTGGGATCGGCAGCACCGACACTCATCTTCTGGCTGGAGAAGTAGGCGGCGATATCGGCCAGATCCTGATCGCTGAGGTTGTCCAGCATGCCGGTCATTTCAACAACCTGGCGATTGCCGGACTTGATGTCGTGCAGCTGCTTGAGCAAGTAGCGCTCGCCCTGACCGGCCAGCTTGGGGAAGTTTGGCGCGGGGCTGTTGCCATCGGCGCCATGGCAGGCACCACAGACAGCGACCTTGCCCTGACCGGCTTCGGCATCGCCAGCAGCCTGAGCCACTCCGGTGAGGCCCAGGGTCAACAGCAGACTCACGAGTACTTTGTTCATCAGCTAATCCAATTACGGCTAAGAGAGAAAGGGTTATCGGTCAGGCTTACTCATTCGGTCATCAGCTTGATGACCGCCTGGTAATCCTCGGCCGTACAGTCCATGCACAGGCCGCGCGGCGGCATGGCATTCAAACCATTGGTGACGCTCTGCACCAGTGTATCCATGCCCTTGGTCAGGCGTGGTTCCCATGCAGCCTTGTCGCCCTTCTGGGGCGCCGTGGGGATCTGGCCGTTGTGGCATACACCACAGGCGCGGTCATACACAGCTTGCGGATCCTGAGCAGCATAGCCGTTGAACGACAGCGTCATGACGGCAGCTGCAAGCAGCATTTTCTTCATCAGATCAACCTCATCAGGGTGGGAAGCGTCCTGCTTTCTATCGAGCAGAGATGTAATCGCTCCCGGCAATCGGGTTCCTGCGGGTGGGACAAAGCGCACACAAAATCTGCGGCATTATATACTGGCAACGCTGAAACGGAAACGACGCCGCTTGCCACGCCCCCTGGCGTGCAGCAGGTGCGCGGAAATGTCGCAAGCCCTCGATTCGCCAGAGGGTATCTACAAAGCAGCGAGCGAAGGTCAGGCAAGGCGGAGGCAGCCGAGAAAGCGGAATGTACGAGTAGTACATGAGCATTTTGAGGCTGGCTCCAACGCAGCATGGTCGAGCGCAGCAATTTGTAGGCACCCTCTCATGGAATCGAGGCAACCACCGGATACCCCTCCATGCTCCCGAAGAATCCCATCATCGGTCTGTGCCAGCAGGCCAGCTTCCTCATCAGTGCCGCCAAGGTCGACCAGTGCCCCGAGGACAGCGGCCTGGAAGTCGCCTTCGCCGGCCGTTCCAACGCGGGCAAGTCGAGCGCACTGAACACCCTGACCCACGCCAGCCTGGCACGCACCTCGAAGACGCCGGGGCGCACGCAGCTGCTCAACTTCTTCCGCCTGGATGACGAACGCCGCCTGGTGGACCTGCCCGGCTACGGCTACGCCAAGGTGCCGATCCCGCTCAAGCAGCACTGGCAGAAGCACCTGGAGGCCTATCTGGGCAGCCGTGAGAGCCTGTGCGGACTGGTGCTGATGATGGACATCCGTCACCCGCTGACCGAATTCGACTGCATGATGCTGGACTGGTCGGTGGCCAGCGGCATGCCGCTGCACATCCTGCTGACCAAGGCCGACAAGCTGGCCTTCGGCGCAGCGAAGAACGCCCTGCTCAAGGTACGCCAGGACATTCGCAAGCAATGGGGTGAGGGCATCACCATCCAGCTGTTCTCGGCGCCCAAGCGCATGGGCGTGGAAGAGGCACAGATGGTACTGGCCGGCTGGCTGGATCTGTTGCCGGAAGAGGATGGTGAGAACGCCGAGCAGGCGTAAGGCGCAACCCGACTCTACGGCCTACCACCTCTCTCCTGAATGGGGGAGGGAGGGTCATCAGAATGCTGCAGGCAGCACTTTTCTCCGGGCAAAAAAAACCCCGAGCTTCGTATGGGGAGGGAGAAGTTCGGGGTTTAAGGTCTGAACCGCTAGGGCGGGGTTCAGATGTCTGCCAACACTTAACACAACAAAGGAGCATTGAAGGGCTTAACGGCCATTCATGAACTCTGACCGGGCGGGTTTGCGGAAAGTTCATCGCCCTTTTAAAAACCATTTGCCATAAGCAAATGACTTTTGATTCCGCAGAACCCCAAAGCTGGAGCGGCCGCGGCTTTGCGCCGCGGCAAGGGGTGATCAGTGGGCTTCATCCCAATTGGCCCCGAC
The sequence above is drawn from the Pseudomonas sp. Z8(2022) genome and encodes:
- a CDS encoding c-type cytochrome: MNKVLVSLLLTLGLTGVAQAAGDAEAGQGKVAVCGACHGADGNSPAPNFPKLAGQGERYLLKQLHDIKSGNRQVVEMTGMLDNLSDQDLADIAAYFSSQKMSVGAADPKLVERGEALFRGGKLEEGMPACTGCHSPDGAGLAAASFPKLGGQHAQYVAKQLTDFREGNRTNDGDAMIMRAIAAKLSNKDIEAVSSFIQGLH
- a CDS encoding c-type cytochrome: MKKMLLAAAVMTLSFNGYAAQDPQAVYDRACGVCHNGQIPTAPQKGDKAAWEPRLTKGMDTLVQSVTNGLNAMPPRGLCMDCTAEDYQAVIKLMTE
- the yihA gene encoding ribosome biogenesis GTP-binding protein YihA/YsxC, with the protein product MLPKNPIIGLCQQASFLISAAKVDQCPEDSGLEVAFAGRSNAGKSSALNTLTHASLARTSKTPGRTQLLNFFRLDDERRLVDLPGYGYAKVPIPLKQHWQKHLEAYLGSRESLCGLVLMMDIRHPLTEFDCMMLDWSVASGMPLHILLTKADKLAFGAAKNALLKVRQDIRKQWGEGITIQLFSAPKRMGVEEAQMVLAGWLDLLPEEDGENAEQA
- a CDS encoding thiol:disulfide interchange protein DsbA/DsbL is translated as MRNLILGAALAISSLFGLTAHAEPVAGQQYVELKSPVPVSKPGKVEVVELFWYGCPHCYQFEATLNPWVEQLPEDVNFVRVPALFGGIWNVHGQAFITLEMMKVEHKVHDAVFNAIHQEKQKLASAEEFADFVATQGVDRDAFLKTFNSFAVKGQMEKAKKLAMAYQITGVPVMIVGGKYRFDLGSAGGPQQTLEVADHLIAKERAAL